In Lactococcus garvieae subsp. garvieae, the following proteins share a genomic window:
- the tyrS gene encoding tyrosine--tRNA ligase: MNIFDELKERGLIFQTTDEKALREALTEGMVSYYVGYDPTADSLHLGNLVLILTMKRLQMAGHKPYTLVGGATGLVGDPSFKDAERGLQTKDTVVAWADKIRAQLERFLDFENGENKAQMENNYNWFENLSFIDFLRDVGKYYTINYMMSKDSVKSRIESGISYTEFAYQIMQGYDFYELNQRHGITLQLGGSDQWGNMTAGTELLRRKAGKTGHVITIPLITDSTGKKFGKSEGNAIWLDADKTSPFEMYQFWLNVNDDDAVKMLKIFTFLSLEEIAEIGEKFEAARHERLAQKVLAREVVTLVHGQAAYEQAVKITETLFGGGDLKALDAKSILSGLKDVPTYQVKADDNRNIVELLISAGIENSKRQAREDVTNGAIYINGERVQDLDYNFSDADKIDNQLTVVRRGKKKNFILTY; the protein is encoded by the coding sequence ATGAATATTTTTGACGAACTAAAAGAACGTGGTCTGATTTTCCAAACCACTGATGAAAAAGCTCTTCGCGAAGCTTTAACTGAGGGCATGGTAAGTTATTATGTTGGTTACGATCCTACTGCTGACAGTTTACACCTTGGTAATCTGGTCCTGATTCTTACAATGAAACGTCTACAAATGGCTGGACACAAACCCTATACATTGGTTGGTGGCGCTACTGGACTTGTTGGCGACCCCTCTTTCAAAGATGCCGAACGTGGTTTACAAACAAAAGATACTGTTGTGGCTTGGGCAGATAAAATTCGCGCTCAGTTGGAACGCTTCCTTGACTTTGAAAATGGCGAAAATAAAGCGCAGATGGAAAACAACTACAATTGGTTCGAAAACTTATCCTTTATTGATTTCCTTCGTGATGTCGGTAAATATTACACAATTAACTACATGATGAGTAAAGATTCAGTTAAAAGTCGTATCGAATCAGGGATCTCTTACACCGAGTTTGCTTACCAAATCATGCAAGGTTATGATTTCTACGAGCTCAACCAACGTCATGGCATTACATTGCAACTCGGTGGTTCTGACCAATGGGGCAATATGACTGCAGGAACAGAACTGCTCCGTCGTAAAGCTGGAAAAACAGGACATGTCATCACTATCCCATTAATTACCGATTCAACAGGTAAAAAATTTGGTAAATCTGAAGGAAATGCCATTTGGCTCGATGCAGATAAAACGTCTCCGTTTGAAATGTACCAATTTTGGCTAAATGTCAACGACGATGACGCTGTAAAAATGCTCAAAATTTTCACTTTCTTATCTCTTGAAGAAATTGCTGAAATCGGTGAGAAATTTGAGGCTGCACGTCACGAACGCTTGGCTCAAAAAGTACTTGCACGCGAAGTTGTTACTCTTGTCCATGGACAGGCTGCTTATGAGCAAGCCGTAAAAATCACGGAAACTTTATTTGGTGGCGGTGATTTGAAAGCCCTTGATGCCAAGTCCATCCTTTCTGGCTTAAAAGATGTACCTACATATCAAGTGAAAGCAGACGACAACCGCAATATTGTTGAACTTTTGATTTCTGCAGGAATCGAAAATTCAAAACGTCAAGCGCGTGAAGACGTCACAAACGGTGCCATTTATATCAATGGAGAACGTGTTCAAGATTTGGACTATAACTTCTCCGATGCAGATAAAATCGACAATCAACTTACTGTTGTTCGCCGTGGTAAAAAGAAAAATTTCATCTTGACTTACTAA